The Xiphophorus couchianus chromosome 3, X_couchianus-1.0, whole genome shotgun sequence genome segment gattctctccccatgattttagcccacagcatgactccaccacctccttgctgacgtcacagccatgttgggatgtggtggccatccaccaccaatccactactgcatccatctggaccatccagggttgcacagcagtcatcagtgaacaagtctgtttgaaaattaatcttcatgtacagctGGGTCCACTgtgaccgtttctgcttgtgagctctggttagcgGTGGCTGAATATTACCGgtaggttcatgcaccacaggcctctggaggatcctccaccttgaggctccagaggcaccagcagcttcaaataactgtttgctactttgtaagggcattttaacagctgctctcttaatccgataaatttgtctaacagaaaccttcctcattctgcctttatctgtacaaacccatctttgttctgaataagccacaaatctcttcacagtacgataacgcttcagttttattttatatctaatgttttcatgccttgtcatacggcactacactatctgatgattttcataagcagagatcctttctctttcccatattgcttgaaacctgtggcctgcttaataatgtggaacatccttcttaagtagatttcctttaattgaggcCACCAGACAAACTGATCAACCCAAATTAATTATactgattcaaagagccctgacacacaataccatctataaatttaatagcacaacaaaaaaatgtttatctttatgacacttaaatccaatttgcataataattatAACACTGTGTATTTTCCACATGTCTGTTGTGTCATTAAACTTGCCAGTGCCAATCTAGTACTTTAAACCAAACCTCCAATGGAATGGATTTCCTGTTTCCACTCTGTTCCCTTAACCTTCTCAGATTCATTACGCTTTTTGCTCACTAGTGTTCAGCAACAAACTTGTGCAAATGCTAATTGCAAATAGCAgcaataaatgtacaaaattcaTCTTATGAACTGTTATGTCCAAAAGAGGGCGCCAGAGAGCCTCAGCTAGCTTTAAAACATCACGTGGTGACTGAGGCCTCCAAGCAGAGGACAAGTAAACACAGAGCTTCTCCAGTTCATTTTGTTCTCTCCGTCTTCCTTCATCGTGTCGCCTGAAATTCCCAGATTGTCTGCTTGGTTTTTGAACCTTATTCAATCTGCATCAGTAAGCTGAACTACCTCAGCAGAGGCTACCAGGACGTCACTGAATTTCAGTCATCATGGACCAGACCTCTGATCTCCCACATCGTTCCTGCCTGAGTCCAGAGGCGACCCTGAGGGAAATCCAGCTCAACTTACTGGAGTGTAAAGTCTGCTTTGAGATGTTTAACTCTCAACAGAGGGAGCGCAGACCACAGAACCTTTCCTGTGGTCATGTACTCTGTCTGGAATGCATCACAGCTTTGTCCCACCCTCTCCTGAGGAAGCTGGAGTGCCCGTTCTGTCGACAGCTGTGCAGTGTTGACAGCACCTCCCATTGCCAGGTTCTCAGTGACCTGCAGGAGCTCCTTTTGTCCCAGAAATCCTTGTCCTCCGCTCCCCCTCACAGGTCCAAAGGAGGATTTATCTCGGAAacagctctgcatctttttgcTGCGTTTGGGGGCTGGGGTACTCTCACCAACCCCACTGGAATCGCAGTTTTGGGCTCTGTGGGGGGAGTAGTCGTGGTGCATGATGGAGAGAAGAGAGTAGTGGTGTTTAACCAACAAGGGAGGAAGCTGCACAGTTTTGGAGAAAAAGGAACAGGTAATGGGGACATCTGTTACCCAGTGGATGTGGCAGTGAGTCCTACTGGTTATGTCATAGTGACAGATGCAGGGGATAAATCTGTGAAGGTTTTCACATCCAGGGGAATACACGTAGTGACGGTCAAAGATTGCTTCCAACTTCCTTGGGGCGTGGACACAGACTGTTGTGGGCGCATCCTGGTTTCTGACCTCCAGGCTGGTAATCTGCTCAGAATTAAAGTGAACTTTAGTCATGGCATTATCCTGGAGAGTCAAAATGTCCTAGCCAACCTTTGTTGTCCCAAAGCGGTGGCTCACTGCCAAAAAAACGGAAACACAGCAGTGTTGGAGCATCCAAGAGGAAGGCACCACAACAGAAATTTGAAGGTGTTTACGAAAGACTTCCACCTTCTTTACCAGATGGACAGCTTCAGCCTGATCCTCCAAACGTCCTTCAGGTTCAACATATCAGATGTGGCTTTCAGCAGTGATGGAGATGTGGTTGTGTCTGACTGTGATCAGGGGTTGATTTGTAGTTTAGGAAACCTTCAGAACCACCCAGTCCTGACTCCTCTTGTCGGGGTCCATCTCATTCGACCTGCTGGGTTGGTAATACTGAACAACACGCTCATCACAGTGGATGGTGGCGACCATACGGTGAAGATTTATTCTAGTAAACCCGGTGCTTGATGCAACATGGTCATTACATAATAAGAAACCAAGACAGGGTAttggaaaaacagattaaagtttgtttgaagtattttgttgtttttatgctttctacttttaaatatttctgtagaTTAACTTGTCTGTTTGAAGGATACTTATTATCTGCTGGGTGTACGCTATGAGCAGGGTAATTAAGATACCCTAAGAAGTtgtcatttattgttttctaaattttgcCCTTACACTGAACAGCTAAGAAGCAGTTCTGTTTGTTTAAGTATATTTTCCTGCTGTAAAGTGAACCTCCCCTTCAAGCCTTCTACATGCATTTCTTCATCTATCCGTTAACGTCTGGTGTCCTTCTGGTGCTACATTACTAATACTTAATggcaaaataagaaatgaacCCTCCCCCCCCGAGCAGAATCTTCAAGACAGGTTCATCCAACAATGACTAATAAATACTGGGACGACTACTGAAACCAGCCGAGTCTGATTACTGAGTGTTAAACTGCTGAAAACGGAAACAGCGGAAAATAAGCGATCGTGATGAGTAAAGCAACAACAATAACAGTGAAcacaaaagtagaaaacaaaacaaacaaccctGCCACAAAAGTCCAGAAAGaacaaaagtgacaaaacttcacatttaaaatTGGCACACAATGTTTAAAAGTTATAGTAATGAAATTGAGATGCTGATTGTTTAGCAATTTTACACTATCATCCCATATTTTTGTGTGCATTGAAGAGGTCAGTGTAAGTTTTGGTAATTTGATAGTTTCATAATAAACCAgtaatgaaaaagaagaaaaacatgatctgtttttgcaattttattttaaaaatataaataaataaatgtaaaaatataaaaacataataactgAAAAATGTGCCGGTTTTACCTTCTTGTGGTCAAGAATTTAACTTAAGTAGAAATTCAAATTttacttgattttcttttcttctttctatttttaatgctGATAAGATCACTATCAGAAATAGGGTAAAAAGAATTGCccctttttcatatttcacttCGACTATTGTATTTTCTGTCGGTAGGAGGCGCTGTTTCTTCAGAACAAATCAATGGCGTTACAATATATGAACGTTTTCggatatattaaaaaaaacatagagaACAGCTTTTGTCTTGTCCGGATGTAAACAAATACgtatttgactgtttttattgAACTATGTGCTCAATCATCCCCACCATATGTGACTTCATGGAGTATCATTCttgatatgaagaaaaaaaaaaaatctaagttttaCTGTTAGTGAGGACAAGCCCCAAAActgctattatttatttatttatttatctattaataTTAAAGTGTCTaataattgctgttttttgcTGAGAAAACTCAATTACAACATCAACAgacttttaaatgtgaaagaGTATTTCATgggaaagaacaaaaaaaaaaaaaacactgaaaaaacaaaaaacgcatCTGATAAGTTATAATCTTAATAATCTGACCAAGGTTACGTAAGTTATTAACATActatcagaaattttattttggtgtgCTTTGGAGATAGTTTTGCTTCATAAAccagtttaatttctttaaagtatGCCTTAATTTATGCTCATGTTTGTTGCGTGTTTATCACTTGTCATTATGCAGTTTGCCATTTGTCTGCCGTTGCTTTTCTCCTCCCTGTTGAGGAGCGGCGCGGTGCGTAAATCCTTTCCCCTCCTTTGGCACAGCCTCTCCAGCCCTGCCAGAGGAGAGCAGTCGAGCTCCCGGTGGAAGATGGCGGTGTTAGGGATGCTGTCTGGGGCCGGAGCAGAGGGCTCGATCCGCACAAGAAGAGATCCCGGATGgatttaaaggaagaaaaatgaactTGTCCGGATCTATGTTCCTAAAAATCTGGACTCCTTGGGGGCTTTTTCCGATGAGCAGCGTCTGCTGAAAGCGGTTTTAGTCTGCCAGAAATCCGAGGCTGCTTGTCGGGGGATTTACAGACTATACATTTATAGCTCGGCGCACAGACAGACCAGGCAGGGtgggagttaaaaaaaagaaaaaagtggacGAAAATGTCGGATACAAAGGTAAAAGTTGCTGTGAGAGTTCGGCCCATGAACCGCAGGGGTAAGTGTTCAAAACGACGATTTCCGCCCGCAAACTCCTCTCTCGTTCTCGCTTGATCTTAAACTTTTGCTTTCCTCACCATTCTCTTGAGTTATAACCCTGAAGTCATGCCCCAGTGTATTTTCAACACAGCGAAAGTAGATCAGATTCTCTGACTTTTCACATCCCCACATTCTCCCTTATTTTttcccacaaaacaaaaaaacaaaaacaaaaaaaacttctctctttctgcagagaTTGAGCTGAATACAAAATGTGTGGTGGACATGGAGGACAACCAAACAATCCTGCAGCCTCCACCCTCAAATGCAAAAGGAGAGAACAGGTAATCAAAGCTGAAATGCAACACGTAGTTTGTTTCAGCAGGTGATTATGAACGCAGTAACATGCATCTTATGACTTTTTTTGAGATCATCAGAGCTGAAGTCGTGGTAGTGGGTGAAATGTCAGAACAATATTACAAAGCCATGAGAGAGCAATCTGCTGCAAGAAACGAGCAAACAACTATGTGTGTCTCAGAAAGGctgcaaatgttttccttcagaatAAAACTACACAGGTTATAGTTTGTTGAGAAACTTTAGCGTGTTTCGGCTGCGTAGATGTCAGCAAATAAATACAGAGGGTTTACAGAAATACTgcactgctgctgcagaggaCACAGTGTCTGTTAGCCACCTGACTGCAACATGACACATCTTATGTCATTCACTTGATCTTTCCAGTAGCAATCATTGCACTGTAACACCTCTATAATGCGTCTCGTCTAGAAAGATTCCAGAACCGTACAGTTCATCGTCCCACTTTTCTCGGTCTCCATGGCTTCTTTCAAACTCTGAACTCTGCTTATCTGTAAGTGAGGAGGACACGATCAGGAAGGGCATGGGGGGTCTCTGCTGTGTACGGTTTCAAAGCCCATCGTCGTGTTGCAAAGAGGAAATCGAGAATGGGTTCCTGCAAAGGGACAGTTGTGGAACAGGGCGGCAATGGGAAATTGAAGAACTGGAAGTGAGCAAATGTAGAACATTTGACTGAATAGAGCAGAGATCTACAACCTGCCTCTTAGTGTCTCTTCTGGTCCTCTTTATTAAGGGATTCTTAATAGCTGTTGCAAAATGGTGAAAAACTACAATGTTTTCCAAACCTAAAAATAATAGACAGTTTTAGCagattttatatgttttcttgCAATGCATGGTTGGTATTTCCACAACAGGCCAGTACTTAAGCAGCATCAGATCATTTTTTCTTTAGTGCTTTTCATTTATCAATGTGATGCAAACTacaagctgtttttctttatttaccataaatatgAAACCTTCCGTTGTTCTATGGCATGTTCTTTTGTTGACTGCTTTTACAGGTTTTCATAGAAATTCATAAACTGTCTTTCTTGGGTAGAGTGAGAAGGTTTTGTGGCTCTACGCTAATGTTATTTGACATGAGTGAGGGCAAAAATGGTTGCTGACTCTTGGAACAGATGAAAACTCCATTCAAACTGGTTAAATTGAAGCAAATTATCACTGTGAAATTACAGTTTCCTTATTCAGATAGCTTTAGAGGACAGTGATTATTGTCAGGCTTTTAGTACTTGGTCATGCAGCTTCACATCACAGTGTGGCTGCATAATATCAGAAAAATGTGATATCCTGTTGTGTTTCTGAAGGTTTTATTGATGACTATGATGTCTTTCTGCTTTGGGTTAAGTTGAAACATTAACCACAGATGGTTGACATTGTGGAAAGAAGGAAGTATTTCTATCATGGCAACATGGTTTTGTTGAAAAACCGGAGTCAGGCTACAGCTGCTATTTTTGCAGGGAAATTTCTAAATGGCTTGGGAATAAAGTTTcctattaaaattttaaactagCATGAAGCATGGCACTAGATAATTAACTAATATGTTCACTGCTTTCCAAACTGCTTTTTGTTGTATTGAAATTGGGCACAGTGACATTGTGGTAATGTTTGATTTTCAATATATTCTGTAGCCATGCATGCCAACAACA includes the following:
- the LOC114139258 gene encoding E3 ubiquitin-protein ligase NHLRC1, with the translated sequence MDQTSDLPHRSCLSPEATLREIQLNLLECKVCFEMFNSQQRERRPQNLSCGHVLCLECITALSHPLLRKLECPFCRQLCSVDSTSHCQVLSDLQELLLSQKSLSSAPPHRSKGGFISETALHLFAAFGGWGTLTNPTGIAVLGSVGGVVVVHDGEKRVVVFNQQGRKLHSFGEKGTGNGDICYPVDVAVSPTGYVIVTDAGDKSVKVFTSRGIHVVTVKDCFQLPWGVDTDCCGRILVSDLQAGNLLRIKVNFSHGIILESQNVLANLCCPKAVAHCQKNGNTAVLEHPRGRHHNRNLKVFTKDFHLLYQMDSFSLILQTSFRFNISDVAFSSDGDVVVSDCDQGLICSLGNLQNHPVLTPLVGVHLIRPAGLVILNNTLITVDGGDHTVKIYSSKPGA